Proteins from a genomic interval of Fuerstiella sp.:
- a CDS encoding creatininase family protein, which translates to MRPWILAETNYYHVKDCEYQVAVLPMGATEPHNLHLPYGTDTLESEAIGSRVCEAAWNGGARVILLPAIPYGTQTNQSRCRLSMNVNPATLGTVLRDLIDSLAGHGILKLVILNSHGGNEFKPLLREFHGSTPVQLFLCDWFRGLTHDVQQKLFESPGDHAGEMETALGLAFFEHLVRRNEDGTIAADDGTVRETQFNAVNEGWVSITRPWHLLTSNTGVGNPHPATAEKGEALMKVIVERLSAFLIQLAESPLDGQFPF; encoded by the coding sequence ATGCGTCCCTGGATTCTGGCTGAAACCAACTACTATCACGTCAAAGACTGCGAGTATCAGGTGGCGGTCCTGCCGATGGGGGCTACCGAACCCCATAATCTGCATCTGCCCTACGGGACCGATACACTGGAATCAGAAGCAATCGGCAGCCGTGTCTGCGAAGCTGCCTGGAATGGTGGAGCTCGTGTCATTTTGTTGCCGGCGATTCCTTACGGGACCCAGACCAACCAGTCGCGTTGCCGGCTTTCGATGAACGTCAATCCGGCTACGCTGGGGACGGTCCTCCGTGATTTGATCGATTCGCTTGCCGGCCACGGAATTTTGAAACTTGTGATTCTTAACAGTCACGGCGGGAACGAATTTAAGCCGTTGCTGCGCGAGTTCCACGGCAGCACACCGGTTCAGCTGTTCCTGTGTGACTGGTTTCGAGGCCTTACTCATGACGTTCAGCAGAAACTGTTTGAGTCACCTGGTGACCACGCCGGCGAAATGGAGACCGCACTGGGGCTGGCGTTTTTTGAGCATCTGGTTCGCCGGAACGAGGATGGAACCATTGCTGCTGACGACGGAACGGTACGTGAGACACAGTTCAATGCTGTTAATGAGGGCTGGGTGAGTATTACCCGGCCCTGGCACCTGCTGACAAGTAACACCGGGGTGGGTAATCCACATCCGGCGACCGCGGAAAAAGGTGAGGCGTTGATGAAGGTCATTGTGGAACGACTGTCCGCTTTTCTGATTCAGCTGGCAGAATCACCGCTGGACGGGCAGTTTCCGTTTTAG
- a CDS encoding MBL fold metallo-hydrolase, translating into MNQITIGNLELSVISGGRMRTDGGNMFGVVPRVLWSRICPPDDQNRISMDTNCLLVRTPDSLGLIDAGYGDKAPEKIRRRSCMESGAPLLKNLNDVGISADDIDWVILTHLHFDHAGGTTRIDNSGNLLPVFRYARHFVQQFEWDDAVSGRAEFAGAYDPDDFVPLQDAGLLTLVKEEHEIVPGVTTRRTDGHTRGQQLVRLFSHGQTAVYVADLCPTAAHLRPMWTMAYDQFPLTTRRTKPEILGEIADQDHVVILPHDPGTKIARLQRHGPADFELLPPA; encoded by the coding sequence ATGAATCAAATCACTATTGGCAATTTGGAGCTCTCAGTGATCAGCGGAGGCAGAATGCGTACTGACGGCGGGAACATGTTCGGTGTTGTGCCGCGTGTTCTCTGGTCGCGCATCTGCCCGCCGGACGATCAGAATCGAATCTCAATGGATACAAATTGTCTGCTGGTACGAACCCCTGATTCACTGGGGCTGATCGATGCCGGTTACGGGGATAAAGCACCCGAGAAAATACGCCGTCGCAGCTGCATGGAATCCGGTGCACCACTGCTTAAGAATCTAAATGATGTCGGAATCTCAGCGGACGATATCGACTGGGTCATTCTGACACATCTTCACTTCGACCACGCCGGAGGGACCACCAGAATTGACAACAGTGGTAATCTTCTGCCGGTCTTCCGGTATGCCCGCCACTTCGTTCAGCAATTCGAATGGGACGACGCCGTTTCCGGCCGTGCGGAATTCGCCGGCGCCTATGATCCTGACGATTTCGTACCATTGCAGGATGCAGGTCTGCTGACACTCGTGAAAGAAGAACATGAAATTGTGCCTGGCGTCACCACCCGTCGAACAGACGGTCATACCCGAGGACAGCAGTTAGTCCGGCTGTTTTCACATGGACAAACTGCCGTCTATGTGGCGGACCTGTGTCCTACAGCAGCACACCTGCGTCCGATGTGGACAATGGCTTATGATCAGTTCCCGCTGACGACACGAAGAACCAAACCCGAAATCCTGGGAGAAATTGCCGACCAGGATCACGTTGTGATACTACCGCACGATCCCGGTACAAAGATCGCGAGGCTGCAGCGCCACGGGCCGGCGGACTTTGAGCTGTTACCTCCGGCCTGA